The Klebsiella sp. RHBSTW-00484 genome includes a window with the following:
- the tkt gene encoding transketolase has product MSRRELANAIRALSMDAVQKANSGHPGAPMGMADIAEVLWNDFLKHNPENPQWYDRDRFILSNGHASMLLYSLLHLTGYDLPIAELKNFRQLHSKTPGHPEIGYTPGVETTTGPLGQGLANAVGLAIAERTLAAQFNQPGHEIVDHFTYVFMGDGCLMEGISHEVCSLAGTLGLGKLIGFYDHNGISIDGEVKGWFTDDTAKRFEAYHWHVVHEIDGHDPEAVKKAILEAQSVKDKPSLIICRTVIGFGSPNKAGKEEAHGAALGEQEVALARQKLGWHHPAFEIPKEIYRAWDAREKGEKAQKNWQEKFAAYQKSWPDLAAEFTRRMSGGLPDSWNETTQKYIADLQANPAKIATRKASQNTLNIYGPMLPELLGGSADLAPSNLTIWKGSTSLKEDLAGNYIHYGVREFGMTAIANGIAHHGGFVPYTATFLMFVEYARNAARMAALMKARQIMVYTHDSIGLGEDGPTHQAVEQLASLRLTPNFSTWRPCDQVEAAVAWKLAVERHNGPTALILSRQNLTQMARTPEQVQNIARGGYILKDAGGKPDLILIATGSEVEITVLAAEKLLANGVNVRVVSLPSTDVFDTQDEAYRESVLPSGVEARVAVEAGIADYWYKYVGLKGKVVGMTGFGESAPADDLFPFFGFTVDHIVSVADELQNGFHR; this is encoded by the coding sequence ATGTCCCGAAGAGAACTTGCCAACGCGATTCGCGCCCTGAGTATGGATGCTGTTCAGAAAGCCAATTCCGGCCATCCCGGCGCCCCAATGGGTATGGCGGATATTGCCGAGGTGCTGTGGAATGATTTTCTCAAGCACAACCCCGAAAACCCGCAGTGGTACGACCGTGACCGCTTTATTTTGTCTAACGGTCATGCTTCGATGCTGCTTTACAGCCTGTTGCATCTGACGGGCTATGACTTACCCATTGCGGAGTTGAAAAACTTCCGTCAACTGCACTCAAAAACCCCAGGCCATCCGGAAATTGGCTATACCCCAGGCGTTGAAACCACCACCGGGCCGCTGGGTCAGGGGCTGGCGAATGCCGTTGGTCTGGCGATCGCCGAACGCACGCTGGCCGCGCAGTTTAATCAGCCGGGGCACGAGATTGTCGATCACTTCACTTATGTTTTTATGGGAGATGGTTGCCTGATGGAGGGGATCTCCCACGAGGTGTGCTCGCTGGCAGGCACGCTGGGATTAGGCAAGCTGATCGGCTTCTACGATCACAACGGCATCTCCATTGATGGCGAAGTTAAAGGCTGGTTTACCGATGACACGGCAAAACGCTTCGAAGCCTACCACTGGCATGTGGTGCATGAAATCGACGGCCACGATCCGGAAGCGGTGAAAAAAGCTATTCTGGAAGCCCAGAGCGTGAAAGATAAACCGTCGCTGATTATCTGCCGGACGGTGATTGGCTTTGGTTCGCCAAATAAAGCTGGCAAAGAAGAGGCCCACGGCGCGGCGCTGGGCGAACAGGAAGTGGCGCTGGCGCGGCAGAAACTAGGTTGGCACCATCCCGCTTTTGAAATCCCCAAAGAAATTTACCGCGCCTGGGACGCCCGCGAAAAAGGCGAAAAGGCGCAGAAAAACTGGCAAGAGAAGTTTGCCGCATACCAAAAATCCTGGCCGGACCTGGCGGCCGAGTTTACGCGTCGCATGAGCGGCGGTCTGCCTGACTCCTGGAATGAAACTACGCAGAAATATATTGCCGACCTACAGGCCAATCCGGCAAAAATCGCCACCCGTAAAGCATCACAAAACACCCTAAATATTTACGGCCCGATGCTGCCGGAACTGCTCGGTGGTTCGGCGGATCTCGCGCCAAGTAACCTGACCATCTGGAAAGGTTCTACCTCGCTAAAAGAAGATCTGGCGGGCAACTACATTCACTACGGGGTGCGCGAATTCGGCATGACCGCCATTGCCAACGGCATCGCGCATCACGGCGGGTTTGTCCCCTATACCGCCACCTTCCTGATGTTTGTCGAGTATGCCCGCAACGCGGCGCGGATGGCGGCGCTGATGAAAGCGCGGCAAATCATGGTTTATACCCACGACTCCATTGGACTTGGGGAAGATGGCCCAACTCACCAGGCGGTGGAACAGCTTGCCAGCCTGCGCCTGACGCCGAATTTCAGCACCTGGCGACCGTGCGATCAGGTGGAAGCCGCAGTAGCGTGGAAACTGGCGGTAGAGCGTCACAACGGACCGACTGCGCTCATTCTCTCACGACAAAATTTGACGCAGATGGCGCGCACGCCGGAGCAGGTGCAGAATATTGCGCGCGGCGGATACATACTGAAGGACGCCGGCGGCAAGCCGGATCTAATCCTGATCGCCACCGGTTCGGAAGTGGAGATTACCGTGCTGGCAGCGGAGAAGCTGCTCGCCAACGGGGTGAATGTTCGTGTCGTCTCCCTGCCGTCAACCGATGTGTTTGATACCCAGGACGAGGCGTATCGGGAATCGGTCCTGCCATCGGGCGTAGAAGCTCGCGTCGCCGTCGAGGCCGGGATCGCCGACTACTGGTATAAATACGTCGGCTTAAAAGGCAAGGTTGTCGGTATGACCGGCTTTGGCGAATCGGCCCCGGCGGATGACCTCTTCCCGTTCTTCGGCTTTACCGTTGATCATATCGTCAGCGTGGCGGATGAATTACAGAACGGGTTTCACCGTTGA
- a CDS encoding DUF1176 domain-containing protein, with product MLYRVILFLLFGLLPTSSAWAAPAQQLFSDWMVTCNNQNFCVARNVGLHHGLVMTLTRSAGAATNASLRIELGGVGNPVATLAPIAPRLLLDGQSLTLGDEHWQIADKLLKTDDSATINAFLQQVQEAQAITLENGLQKISLQGLKAALLFIDNRQKRVGSETAWIGKGEEPPLSVPPAPALRTVAKVDMTQSPLSRDELNDLMDYGNERMNNSACSLDPFRREVRVAALTDDKVLLMTSCEAGAYNTIWLAWLVSRQRPFIARPLRLTLPFQPPGDAPRAIELVNASYDDRHQELVTLDKGRAPGDCGTQTRWRYDGQRFSLVRYARQPQCDNWQGPDAWPTLWVTRSVAQPPR from the coding sequence ATGTTGTATCGGGTTATTTTGTTCCTGCTTTTCGGTTTGCTGCCGACTTCGTCGGCGTGGGCGGCACCGGCGCAACAGCTCTTTAGCGACTGGATGGTAACCTGCAATAATCAAAACTTCTGCGTCGCCCGCAACGTTGGGCTACATCATGGGCTGGTAATGACCCTCACTCGCAGCGCCGGAGCGGCCACCAATGCCAGCCTGCGCATCGAACTTGGCGGCGTGGGCAACCCGGTTGCTACCCTGGCGCCGATTGCGCCTCGTCTTCTCCTCGACGGTCAGTCCCTGACGTTGGGCGATGAACACTGGCAGATTGCCGATAAACTCCTTAAAACTGACGATAGCGCCACCATTAATGCCTTCCTGCAACAAGTGCAGGAAGCGCAGGCGATTACCCTCGAAAATGGCCTGCAGAAGATTTCTCTGCAGGGACTGAAGGCTGCTTTGTTGTTTATTGATAACCGACAAAAGCGGGTGGGTAGCGAAACAGCGTGGATTGGTAAGGGAGAAGAGCCGCCGCTCAGCGTTCCGCCAGCGCCTGCGCTGCGGACGGTAGCGAAAGTGGATATGACGCAATCGCCCCTCAGCCGTGATGAGCTTAACGATCTGATGGATTACGGTAACGAACGAATGAATAACAGCGCCTGTTCACTGGACCCGTTTCGCCGCGAGGTACGGGTTGCCGCGCTGACCGACGATAAAGTTCTGCTGATGACCAGCTGTGAAGCGGGCGCTTACAACACCATCTGGTTGGCCTGGCTGGTGTCGCGCCAGCGTCCATTTATTGCCCGCCCGCTACGCCTGACACTGCCTTTCCAGCCCCCCGGCGATGCGCCCCGCGCGATTGAGCTGGTTAACGCCAGCTATGACGATCGGCACCAGGAACTGGTGACGCTGGATAAAGGGCGTGCGCCCGGCGACTGCGGGACGCAAACGCGCTGGCGCTATGACGGCCAGCGGTTTAGCCTTGTGCGCTACGCCCGGCAGCCGCAATGCGATAACTGGCAGGGGCCAGACGCCTGGCCCACTTTATGGGTTACCCGTTCAGTTGCGCAGCCGCCACGCTGA